In the genome of Periophthalmus magnuspinnatus isolate fPerMag1 unplaced genomic scaffold, fPerMag1.2.pri scaffold_124_arrow_ctg1, whole genome shotgun sequence, the window tttgttcttgagtcttgcagaaaaatgtcttttaaagtgcaggatcccacgggaagaaggtcactgtgaaaccctaaaacagaaacatcatgggaggatgttttgtgcgaaggggaagagtgaccttctggaaatgcaaaaaacagaatatatttctctgtgaatttcgtcatatgtttttacactgcttgctaAGTATATGCCCCCCATCCCTTcagagtgtgtatgtgtttgtaactagggttttctaactttaataaaaggaggaggaaaaacgGTGGGCCTTCAGAAATAGGGTGTGAGGTGAAACTGTGATGttgtaactgaaggttttgcctccccgctttttctcctcaatattgagacaaataatctctcttgtcttctcttctctttttgaactgtaatataggttaaaaggTGTGAACCTATCACTATCAATTATAAACATTGAATGCCATATGCCCATAATCAGTATGTTTTGCATGTCCATACCATTTCATTTTAGTGTGATGCACTGAAGATTATTAAGATAAATGCATACCTGGAGGAACACTCCaaaaagaaatagaaaatagaaaacagCTGCCTCAGTCTGAACCTAAAGCTAAATtaaagaataaatataaaagttgaaaagaaaccaaacaaatgaatgaaattacaaatattacaataatgAAATGTTGTTCATGTTCATACTATTGAATTTTACTGTGATGCACTTAAGATTTATGCATCCCTGGCTCTCAGTGAGTGAGGGCAAAATCTGAAAACCCAAATTAGCCTCCTCAGTTTGACCCTAAAAATCATTCAAGTTAAATTTAGTAAGCAATTCTTAAATAAATTAAGCAAAATGAAAGATTAAAGATGTGTATGACTTGAAATAAAGCCACACAGTAATTCAATGGCATTAACAAtatgtactgtatttattttaacagattctttttccagaccaagtttagtttgtttttatacctgacagtttcgactgctcactgaggtcttcctcagagtggtcacgtgatgtagCTGTagtgtccagtcagctgatttaaacaggttttggcgctgtcttctgACTGGTGGAGGCagaacgacagcgccatctgcagtccgacttcttcaggacaataTCCCTTGtctgtgagagtaaaaaagcccccttgtcccggtttaaagtccagtGGGCACGTTTCTGTATTTCAGTTGCCTCAAGTTCAATCTAGAAAACAAATTCTATATATTTTCTTGATGGAAAAGGGACATAAAATTCCAGAGATAGAGACCACCACTAAAATCAGTATATGAAATGACACATAAAGTATCAGTAGCTAAACCTTATTCAAGATACTTTACAGCAATTAATTCAATTAAATGCAATCTGAAGATTTTGTAAGGCTGAAaactaattttattttactttataattGGCAATGTAACAACCACAAAACTATAGCTCTATCTAATAATTATCTATTTTTGAATTGATGTTATAATAATACTAATGTAATTTGTCAATTTGATTTGCAGGCAGTAATACAACTGTGTGTTAGTCCTtatcctgtttgttttgtcctgAGTGGTTGAGAGTTTGATCTCTTTATATGCCTTACTTTTATTGAAGACACAAATGTTAACTATTGTACTTTCAGTGGTCCACTATGTTCTTCAAACTGGACAGATCAATAGATATCATTGATACACAAAATTATCTGTGTTAGTAAAGTGGCAAAGAACAACAACACATCTACAGAAAATAGAGATAAATATAAAAGCATAAAGCAGAAGGCATAGGTCAACATTGTTTTGGTTTTCTGTGCAAAGGTGTGGTTTCCTGAAAGCTGTTTGGTGTGAGCACAAAAATCATGACCTGTACTAAACTTGGAAAAGTGATAAATAAGGCCATGAAGGTGATTGGCAGGAAAGAGTTCCCTTCTCTGCAGGATATTTTTCAAAACTCTGTGCTCGGTCAGGCCAGACGGATTGTGGGGaacccctctcacctgttgtatGGGGAATATGAAATTCTTCCATCGGGCAGGCGCTATCGGGGGCCTAACTTTAACAGTAACAGATACAAATTCTCATTTGTGCCCACTTCTGTTACACTACTGAACAAATCTGCACAACAAAGGCGCACTTAGTCACTTTATTTTCAGTGGTGCAATAACTGCCTGTGCAAAAACTGTGCAATTATGGGCTGGTGCAATAATTATTTGCGAAGTGGGGCTTGTGCAATAACTTGGACACTTTATGGTTGTGCAGTGCACAAATGGATAATGGACATTAATAATGGCACATGTATCTTGAGACTGTTGCCtgactgtactgtatgtgtgagtgtaactgtgtttttaagctgcgGGCAGTgagcccaagacaaatttcccttttGGGACAATAAACTTTATCTTATCTTACTACCTGTggactcatctccagatcttgataggcttggtcaggattaCAGGATTACAGAACTGGAGGATTCTGTGAATGATAAGTTTATCATTATGAGGAGAAGACCAAAATCCCTGCTAATGTCACTTCACAATTCTATGCaatactcattttattttatttatctttatttatacagggggacccaatgagagcacttgggctctctttttcatgggtgccctgtttaaaatacaacacaaccgaaaaaactatcaaaacaaataagtccataaaaaacatcaataacaagtgcaggtgtgtgtataaaagtttgttatcagattattattattatgattaataataataattattattattaattatttttattattattattattattattattattattattattattacaacgtgtccagttttgcttttccttggagcatattccatttttgtgaagcaaaacagctaaaagccctctttcccatctcagttctggtgagGCTCGTCCTTAgctttatgcagtcatgtgatctggtgtaaaatgttccggtatcaataattaacaagcaggtgaggtattctggcagtttttgaagtaatcccttatagataaacttaatgcagtgctgttctcttctaacagacagtgatggccaacctactttttcatagagcgtacagtgatgagtttcaaatccatcacctgtaacaaaGCGAAGGGcggagtgaaatagtggatccaatggtttcaaagcagaggctgaagtctgcacatacaccacatccccataatccagtacggaCAGGAAGGTTGCTtgtactatttcttttctgtaactcattgggatacaatatttgtttctgtaataaaatgataatttagattttgagctattacataattctgagatatgttttttaaaggacaagttttcatcaagccaaaacccaaaatatttataagtgttgactctttcaatggatgtaccatttagcgtgtaaaggtttgtagcttgcatgttactgaaatgttttttagaaaaaatcatatacttagttttacttgcattcaaaaacagcttaagatttatgagggagttttggatttctttaaaatcttgctgcagttttaaaagtgcctgatcagcagaaggagcagttgcatacaaaacagcatcatctgcatataaatgtatgtggctttcttttaaattgtgaccaatagaattaataaaaatagtaaaaagtagggggcccaaaattgagccttggggcactcctttatttaaagttaaaaattctgatttaaaaccatcggctactactgcctgggttctgtttgaaagataattttggaaccagttacatgtagcattgtcaaatccaatctgcttcagatGGTTCAGgaggactccatgatccactgaatcgaaagctttagttaaatcaataaacagagccacacaatcttgtttatcatgaagggctgagaaaatgtcatttaaaacttttgtggttgctgtgacagtactatgcccttttctgaaacccgactgataagacttcaaaatggagaaattatttaaataacctgtaacttgatttgaaactaacttttctaaaacttttgcaagacaaggtaatttagatattggccggaaattatttacatttttagttgtcccacctttatgtaaaggcaaaacatgtgctgttttccataattccGGTATAATTGCCATTTgaattgacaaataaaaaatatgtaaaagaggttcaattaaatatggggcagctaaTAAAAGAAGTTTTGGATCGAGATCGTCAGCTCCcgtggacttctttgggtctatggagcggagagcatttaagacctccatgtaactgaaaggtcttaaagaaaaaatgtggttATCTGTCtgaggttcagattcaacataatcaagatcagaaggaCCATCATTGTTCAacatcacatgcagagataaaatgtctattgaaagcatcacatatttcctctttagaatttataATATcggaatctaataaaatatcagttggtAAGGTATAATTGTTAGGTTCAGAGAGGGATCTGATTGTCCTCCAGAACTTAGTTGGATTTCCGTGGCTCTCTATCAATGCAGACATGAAGTAggatgtttttgcctttctaatTGCTGATAGACATTTATTTCTCTTCTGACGAAAACTTGCCCAATCCAACTCAGACCTAGTTGTGTGAGCAgttttccaggcagcatttctttctctaattaattGTGCAGTTTCTGAATTGAACCAgggattattacaatttttcattctaatttttcttttaggcaCATGCCGGTTgacaatttcattaaatgtattaataaaaaagttCAAGGCCATATCAGGGTCAAGGAATGCTGATGTTAACCCGATCTCACTGTAATATAGGTCAGAGATGAAGGCCtgctcattgaaatgtttatatgatgACAGAGAAATGTTGATACACAACATTATAGTACTATTTTGTAACCTTATTGAGCTTAAACTCTTCCTCAAAGAGTAAGTCTGTGTCAGAACCAGGACGTCGCAGTGACGTTCTGGGCAGTGACGACAGGTGTGGTGAGATATAAAATACTGGCACCTCTTCCTGATCACCAGGTGAATTTGTTTTGTGCTGCCTCAAAGGACCAATAGAAGCCAGGTAATATTATTCAACCACCTTGTATAGTTAACTTGACTatgttttacttaaatacatgtatatatttttaattgtatattttggttACCTATCTGGatttttaggtttatttatAAGCTTTCTCTTTCATAATTTAATTTGTACAGAGTGTATTCTGCacaattttaatgtgtgtttaaaaTAGTATGCGCTATAATATGTAGGCCTACAGCGTATGATATACACAAAATTTAAATTGTTCTAAAATATGAATTTCCCAATACTGCGTTTACACATTCCATTACTGCATAAGCCACATTTCATTATAATGAAACATTATTATATATCCAATGATTTCTGTaatattaataaacatttatcaAACTTGGTCCAGCCGGTGAATTTCACTTAAGTCTGAGAGACAAGTTCTGCACGGCAACAGCGTAGAGCTGTTGTTatcataaatacaaataatccACCAAGAGAAGAGgcttgaaaaaaatgtacaaatgtattcattatttttgcatttatataaTATGTAACAAATATGATGcaagtgataaaaaaaagtatagatGCAAGAATTTGTTTTGTAGAATTATTCATGGATTTTGTCATAACTCTCTAAGCTATGACCAAAAATACATCAAACAACAGATGCAAATTCAATATATGTTTCTTTAAcaagtaaataataaattactttTAAAGGTGTTTGATGAGGTGCCTGGGTGACAGGGCGAATATGTTTTGAAGGATCGAGTAAATATaggaaataaattaataaatcatgTGGGTGAGAATGTGGGAACAGGGCTGGAAGTGGAGCGAACCATGTTGAACTGATGAAATGCCTTTTGTGGTGAAACACATACAGCTCAGATGCCATCAGGCAGACCAGCTATTTGGGTGTGGGTGTCACTCAGTCAGCTGTTTTAACTTGGGGCGTTGGACTGACATATTAATTAGCCTAATTCAAACTGgtaaggcgagtttatttgcaTAGAACAATTCGTCACAaagaaattcaaagtgctttgcaaaataatacaaacaaatcaaaaatcaaaacattaacattaaaagagaagaattaATTGTcttgaaatgaaaatattaatgaaatataaatgttgCTGTTCAAGAAtatcatggaaaaaaaaaaacaacaaaatagaaATGAAGACTGCGACCGCCTCCGAGGTCAAGAAGAAAAGAAGGTTTATGTCAAAGGTCACAATAACTTCATAGGCCTTACACAATACGGATACATTACATTAGAAATAGATAAGATGTCTGACTTTTCTAccaataaaagttacatttctactcttattatattattttttttaataaaacacagcTGTGAATTTTCAGTCTACTGAAGGAGAGTCTTCCACAACACCATCTCACACTGAATCATCAAAAATGGAACCAAAGGTAGGCCTGTAGCATTCAAGACCAAACATTTAAGGTTTCTGTTGTTGTTAGTTTCCGCTTTCGGTTTGTGCTCCATCAGGTGTTCAATGACCCTATCCATGGTCAAATGGAGTTCCACCCCATTCTGGTCAAAATCATCGACACACCTCAGTTTCAGAGACTTCGATACCTCAAACAGCTGGGAGGGGCCTATTTCGTTTACCCAGGAGCATCTCACAACCGATTTGAACACTCACTCGGGTATGTACGAAGTGGGACATTGAAAATAGGCCACATGTGTTAAAACATGGCTTTTTTGTCAAACAGAGACTGGAAAAACCAATTGTGTAATTTAAGATTTgtgatatttacattttatagagTGGCACATTTAGCAGGAAAACTTGTGcgacatttaaaagaaaaacagcagGGACTTGGTATTACTGACAGAGACGTACTTTGTGTGGAAATTGCTGGTCTCTGCCATGACCTGGGTGAGTACTTaccacaggtaaaaaaaaaaacaacaaaaaacaacaaaaaacaataaagtaagCATTCTCTTACTCACATACCTCTACCACAGATAGTGATGTGTGCAATCAATAATTTatgtttcagaaaatattttaaataaatattttaaatctgttaatgtttttttaaggacATGGGCCATTTTCCCACTTGTTTGATAACATGTTCATAccaaaaactcaacaaaacaaGGAATGGAAAGTAAGGAACAGATCtgatcaaataaatgtaattaaaaattgTAAGTAATAATCAGTAATATTTCCACGGCAGCATGAGAAAGGGTCAGCTGCCATGTTTGATGCCATTGTggaacatctaaaaaaaaaaaaagaaaacccaTTTGACCTGGAGACTGAGTTGAAGAAGCTGAGTGAGGACAGTGATGGTGATGACCTATCCTTTATCAAGGAGATGATTAATGGACCAGATAAAGAGGTAACAAGATCTGGATTTTTGTGCCTGCGTCATATTGATAAACTGTTTCAATTCAAATAGGGACATTACAAAGGCCGCCCTTCAAACAAGTCTTTCCTCTACGAGATAGTCGCAAACAAAAGGACTGGCCTTGATGTGGACAAGTTTGACTATTTTGCCAGGTTTGGTCTATATCAAAACACTTCAGATTTATGtcctttattatttacatttgattCTGTCTGGACAGAGATTGCCATCACCTTGGAATAAAGAATAGCTTTGACCACAATCGCTACATTAAGTTTGCCAGAGTCCTTGAGGTGGACGGTCAATGGCAGATCTGCACAAGAGACAAGGTTTGAGATGTTATCTTAACACAGATGATTATAATTCATCTTCTGAATATGTTGAACATGGTCTAATACTTGTGTTTCTTTGCCGTTTTAAGGAAGTCCCTAATATTTATGAAATGTTTCATACAAGGAGTTCTCTCCACCGAAAGGCCTACCAGCACAAAACCAATAAGGCTGTTGAGCTGATGTAAGTAGTTTATACATAAGTTTATGCAAGTTTTTATATGTGTTGTAACATGATTGAGCacataaatgacaaaaatataaacctCAGGATCAGAGATGCCTTACTTAAAGCAGAGCCAGTGTTAAAGATGTCTAAAGCTATAAAAGACATAGCAGATAAAACCATGGAGGAGTACACCCAGCTCACAGGTTAGTCTTGTGTTTTACCTCTGTCCTAATATTTTCACTTACCTATTGtcatattgtgtgtgtatattatcTGTGTTTCAGACTCTATCtttgaaaaaatactttattccACTGGAGATGAACTGAAGGAGGCACGAGAAATACTACAAAACATTCTCTCTCGAAAGCTGTACAGATTTCTAGGAGAGACTAAACTGACAGATGGGTTTGCCAAAGAGGTGTGTTTTTATATACAACCACCCCAAAGTGACACACTAAGCTCTATTATCTGACTTATCTGTTTTAGAAGGAAGAAAAACAGATATCTGAAATGGCACCATGCGAAACACAGGACAACCAAAGCCCTCTGACAAAAGTAAATACtgcattattttgtttgtaatcaGTGCAATGTAATACACCAAGCTTATTATCAgactttttgttcatgttttggctccatggaaaaaaaggaagaaaaatggaAATCTGACCTGGCAGTAGTGACCACTTATAAAGAGCAAAAGCCACTGACAAAAGATGACTTTGAAATCACTGTAAGTAaacaaaatgctttaaatgtttgtattttatatatatatatatatatatatatatatatatatatatatatatatatatatatatatatatatatatatatatatatatatatatattatatatatatatatatatatatatatatatatatatatatatatatatatatataaatgtgtgtgtgtgggggggggtgttttatataaaaaatatatactgcatatctaaatatttatataaaattgtTTATCAGATCATTAGCTTTGACTTTGgtcaaaaagataaaaatccCATGGATAACCTGTATGTCTATAACAAGTTTGACAATGAGAAGGCATTCAAGATTCCCAGTGAACAGGTCAGCAAAGAAgatgtttaaccttttttttttttttgcaccgtaATTGTGCTCATTTTTAGATAAAAATTTTTTTGTCAGGTTTCTCAGTTTCTTCTGCCAAATAAGTTTTCTGAGAAATGGATCAGAGTCTACTGCACGAGCTTGGACAAAACCACTCAGAGAGTCGCTCAAAAGAGCTTTTACGAGTGGTGCCGCAGGAAGAACTTACACTTTTCTCCGGTAACACTGTTTCAGCTTctgcttttcttttcaaatcacAGTTCAACTTACTTACAAACTATTCTTATAATAATATGCATATTCTTTAAACATCTTTCTTTTTAAACGGCCTAAATGATCAAAGAGTCTACCTCAGACGCCGACAGCCAATCCACAACCAAAGGTATTTCACACACAGCTGACACACACCAAAATGTTTACAGAGAGATTAATGTTCTTCATATCTATTTCCATCATTGTGATTGACAACAAAGTGCATTATATTGTGCTCCATTAGGTGTTCAATGACCCTATTCATGGACATATGGAGTTCCACCCCATTCTGGTCAAAATAATAGACACACCTCAGTTTCAGAGACTTCGTTTCATCAAACAGATGGGAGGGGCCTATTTTGTTTACCCAGGAGCATCCCACAACCAATTTGAACACTCACTTGGGTACGTATAATAAAAATTCTTCGTACTGGGACAAATTTTgatgttatacatttttttcagtgtggCACACTTAGCTGGGCAGTTTTTGAAATCTTTACAAAAGAAACTACCACAATCTATTGATGACCAGGACATACTTTGCGTGCAAATTGCGAGTCTTTGCTACGACCTTGGTGAGAAAGCCAGATCTATTACTCTGTTCAGTGCTTAAACAATGATGATGCATTTAGCTGGCAATTTCATCTATATTTGCAGGACATGGGCCTTTTTCTGATGTGTTTGATAGAATCGTTCAAAATGTATGGCCAAAACTTAAATGGGAGGTAAGTCAGAAATAGTAACTTTGGTGTGTCCCAGATCAAAATTTATATTTATCCATTTCACATATTAATATACAGcaatacaaaatgcatttactgTAAAAGCAACAAATCTAAATCAAAGTTAAGTGCTTACAATCACACTGTCCCTGATCCCAGTCCCTGATGCCACTCTCCATGTTTAAACGCAAACAGATCAATTCTCCTTAGAGCCTTAAAGTAACAAACCTGagtgtaaaaattatatatttacatatttaaatgtcATACATGGTCTTAATGGCTAAGGCTTAACAATCAATGATGATGGTTGAATACACAATGTCTAAATACACTCAATATAAACACTATAATGTAGGATGTCAAAAGCTTCTCATCCAACAAAGAAAGAACTGTAAATATATACtattttttgaaaaacaatTCTGCTACAGAGGAAAACAGTGTCTGCTGAACTTTTCAAAGAAATTGGAAAAAGCTTGTCTTTGGAGGAGCTGTCATATGATAACAGGCTTTTCATTGAAGAAATTATCCAAGAAAAGGTGATGTGGAATAACTGAGCCATGGTATTCATTCTGTAAACCACATACTGATGATGTGTTGCCTCCAGGAGACACCAAAAGGCCGCCCAAAGGAGAAGCACTTCCTCTATGATGTAGTGAGCAACAAAAGAAATGCCGGTGTCGGTGTGAAGCTCTTTGACTCAGTGGCCAGGTGAGGTTTGTCACAGGATCCTGCTCTGTGATGGTTTTCTGAACCAAACTTTTCAGTACAACATCAAGAGCTAATGTTGCAGATAcagcaataaaacatgttttatttgccttcaaaatcacaataaaaacagacaaccacaaacaaaacttaaaGGTTTCCTATTTTCAACACCACTCTTTATCACAATATACACAGTGACTGGCAACCTCTAAAACCTACATCCATCTATAAAGAGATTTAAATGTAACAACATAGCTTCCTGAGGAGTTTCAAAATTTGTTGTTCCTTAGAATCTAAaaagttataaataaaaaagtgtaatCAGGTTCATGAAAACATAGTGTATATAATCCCATAATGatcttttttttactatttatattttgtttattggacaataaaaaaaatactgaaacctTTTATGTACCATGTCTTATGTGAAATACCTGGCCAAAAAAGcaccaaaatgagaaaaataaaggtCTGTGTATGAAATTGTATCCCAGAGCTGCATCCCAAAgctgtgctttgtttttgttttacattttatgtcaGCTGTATagtaataaataacattttaatatttacatgAATGTGTGCAGGGATTGCTATTACCTGGGCCTACAGACTAATTTTGACCATCAGAGATTCATCAAGTTTGCCAAAGTGCTCCAAGTTGAAGGCAAGAATCAAATCTGCATCAGAGACAAGGTGAGGAAACTCCAACAGTGTTTCTCAGTATAATAGAGGACACCGATTATGTTGACTCTGCATAGTCCAGTTTTCCTCCTGtctaaaaatcaaatcaatacaaatcatatttatttacttcttgTATTATTAAAACCATATAGAAGTCAATAATGCAGCTACCATCatctcattattttatttttcctgcaCAACAGTTGATGAGTACCATGTATGACTTG includes:
- the LOC117393438 gene encoding uncharacterized protein LOC117393438 isoform X2; this translates as MFDAIVEHLKEKENPFDLETELKKLSEDSDGDDLTFIKEMINGPDEKGHYKGRPDKHFFYEIVANETTGIDVDKFDYFARDCHHLGIKNSFDHNRYIKFARVLKVDGQWQICTRKKEVSNIYEMFHTRSSLHRKAYQHKTNKAIELMIRDALLKADPVLKMSEAIKDIADKTMEEYTQLTDSIFEKILYSTGEKLKEAREILQNILSRKLYRFLGETKLTDKLREEKEEKWKSDLAEMSEKPLKKDDFEISVATFNFGQKDKNPMDNLYIYYKSNNEKAFKIPSEQVSQFLLPNKFSEEWIRVYCTSLDENTLKVAKKSFYEWCTKNNLPPPTLPQLPTADPQPKVFNDPIHGQMEFHPILVKIIDTPQFQRLRYLKQLGGAYFVYPGASHNRFEHSLGVAHLAGKLVRHLKEKQQGLGITDRDVLCVEIAGLCHDLGHGPFSHLFDNMFIPKTQQNKEWKHEKGSAAMFDAIVEHLKKKKENPFDLETELKKLSEDSDGDDLSFIKEMINGPDKEGHYKGRPSNKSFLYEIVANKRTGLDVDKFDYFARDCHHLGIKNSFDHNRYIKFARVLEVDGQWQICTRDKEVPNIYEMFHTRSSLHRKAYQHKTNKAVELMIRDALLKAEPVLKMSKAIKDIADKTMEEYTQLTDSIFEKILYSTGDELKEAREILQNILSRKLYRFLGETKLTDGFAKEKEEKQISEMAPCETQDNQSPLTKEEKWKSDLAVVTTYKEQKPLTKDDFEITIISFDFGQKDKNPMDNLYVYNKFDNEKAFKIPSEQVSQFLLPNKFSEKWIRVYCTSLDKTTQRVAQKSFYEWCRRKNLHFSPSLPQTPTANPQPKVFNDPIHGHMEFHPILVKIIDTPQFQRLRFIKQMGGAYFVYPGASHNQFEHSLGVAHLAGQFLKSLQKKLPQSIDDQDILCVQIASLCYDLGHGPFSDVFDRIVQNVWPKLKWERKTVSAELFKEIGKSLSLEELSYDNRLFIEEIIQEKETPKGRPKEKHFLYDVVSNKRNAGVGVKLFDSVARDCYYLGLQTNFDHQRFIKFAKVLQVEGKNQICIRDKLMSTMYDLFHTIAALETKAYKHNVTMKIELMQVFTFV